The window CTGCTCCACCCCGAGCGTGAGCGTGCCGCGCAGCAGCCCCCGTACGGCGTCGACGGCGTCCCTCGCGGCCCTGGCGCCCGCCAGGGTGCGCTCCGCCTCGACGAGCAGTGCCTGTCCGGCCTCCGTCAGCCGGACCGAGCGTGTGGTGCGGCTGAACAGCGGCGCCCTCAGCTCCTGCTCCAGGGCCCGTACGGACGCGGACAGCCCGGACTGGGAGACGGCCAGTCGCTCGGCCGCGCGGGTGAAGTGCTGCTCCTCGGCGACGGCGACGAAGTGCTCCAGCTGACGCAGTTCCATGATTGAGCAATGTAATCGATGAATCCCAGCGGAATCTCCTGTTGGACCGCTGGATCATTCTGCGCAAGGCTGGAGCACGCGCACCAGACCTGGCGCGCCGACGCCATGTCCCGTGGAGTTCCCGCATGTACCTTCCGTCCGCCGACCGCTATTCCGCCATGCCCTACCGGCGCACCGGACGCAGCGGCCTGCTGCTGCCCGCGCTGTCGCTCGGCCTCTGGCACAACTTCGGAGGCGACCGCACGCCCGAGAGCCAGGGCGCGATCCTGCGCAGGGCCTTCGACCTGGGCATCACCCACTTCGACCTGGCGAACAACTACGGCCCCCCGCCCGGCTCGGCCGAGATCGCCATGGGCCGCGCCCTGAAGTCGGACTTCGCGGGCCTCCGGGACGAGATCGTCGTCTCGACCAAGGCGGGCTACCACATGTGGGAGGGCCCGTACGGGGAGTGGGGTTCGCGCAAGAACCTGCGCGCCTCCCTCGACCAGAGCCTCACCCGGCTGGGCCTCGACTACGTCGACATCTACTACTCGCACCGCTTCGACCCGGACACGCCGCTCGAGGAGACCATGGGTGCCCTCGACACCGCGGTCCGCCAGGGCAAGGCGCTGTACGCCGGCGTCTCCAACTACTCGGCCGAGCAGACCCGTGAGGCCGCCCGCATCCTCGGCGAGCTGGGCACCCCGCTCCTGATCCACCAGCCCCGCTACTCCATGCTGGACCGCTGGGTCGAGGACGGACTGCTGGACGCCCTGGACGAGCTGGGCGCCGGTTCCATCGCCTACTCGCCGCTGGAGCAGGGCATCCTGTCCGACCGCTACCTGCGCGGCATCCCCGAGGGTTCGCGCGCGGCGGGTACCAGCCCGTTCCTCTCGGCCGAGGCCGTCACCCCGGACCTGGTCGCCCGGCTCGGTGAGCTGAACGAGGTGGCGCGCGAGCGCGGCCAGTCCCTGGCCCAGATGGCGCTGGCCTGGGTGCTGCGCGGCGGCCGGGTGACCTCCGCGGTCGTCGGCGCCAGCAGCGTCGCCCAGCTGGAGAACAGCGTCGAGGCCCTGGGCAACCTGGAGTTCGGCGACGACGAGCTGGCCCGTATCGAGGAGCTCGTCAAGAGCACCACGCGTCCCTGACCCGGAAACCGTCCGCCGCCGTGCCTCCCCGCGCGGCGGCGGACGGCTGGCCCGCGGGACCGCGCCCGTGGGGCGGGCGACCCGGACGGGCGACTGTCACCGGACTGGACCAGTGACAGATCACGGAGGCTCTGGCCCGGTGCTGTTCCGGCGCGTACCGTGATGCGGCACGAAGATCCTCTTCCCGGAGACGGGCGGGGGACCGACCGACCAGTGACAGGACCGCGCACCGTGAAGATCCTCGTCAGCGCCGACATGGAGGGCGCCACCGGAGTGACCTGGCCGGCCGACGTGCTGCCCGGGACACCGCAGTGGGAGCGCTGCCGCTCGATGTTCACCTCCGACGTGAACGCGGCGGCGCTCGGCTTCTTCGACGGCGGCGCGGACGAGGTGCTCGTCAACGAAGCCCACTGGTCCATGCGCAACCTGCTCCTGGAGCAGCTCGACGAGCGCGTCCAGATGATCACCGGCAGACACAAGACCCTGTCGATGGTCGAGGGCATCCAGCACGGCGACGTCGACGCGCTCGCCTTCGTCGGCTACCACACCGGCGCGGGCACGGAGGGCGTGCTGGCCCACACCTACCTGGCCAACTCCGTCACCGGGGTCTGGCTGAACGGCGTCCGCGCGAGTGAGGGCCTGCTCAACGCCCATGTGGCCGCCGAATACGGTGTCCCGGTCATCCTCGTCACCGGCGACGACCTGACCTGCGTGGACGCCGGAATCTACGCCCCGGATGCCCGCAAGGTCGCGGTGAAGGACTACGTCTCGCGCTACGCGGCGGTGTGCCGCACACCCGTCCGGACCGCCGCGGACATCCGGGCGGCGGCGGCCGACGCGACCCCGCTCGCGGTGCGCCACGCACCCGTGACGGGCGGCTCCTTCACGGTGGAGCTGGAGTTCGACGCCGAGCACCTGGCGGGGGCCGCCACCGTGGTCCCCGGCGTGGCGCCGAGCGGAGAGCGGCGCGTCGCCTATACCAGCGGGACGATGTACGAAGGAATTCGCACGTTCAAGGCGGTGACGACGATCGTGTCGGCCGCCGTGGAGGAACAGTATGGCTGAGACGGGCAACCCGGACGGACCGGTCGACGAGCGGGCGCTCGACGAGTCGGTGAGGTTCACCTCCGAGCTGATCCGGATCGACACCACCAACCGCGGGGACGGCACCTGCCGGGAACGCCCGGCGGCCGAGTACGTCGCCGAACGGCTGGCCGACGCGGGCCTGGAACCCACCCTCCTGGAGCGCACCCCGGGCCGGACCAACGTGGTCGCCCGGATCGAGGGCACCGACCCGTCCGCCGACGCGCTGCTCGTGCACGGACACCTCGACGTGGTGCCCGCCGAGGCCGCCGACTGGTCGGTCCACCCCTTCTCCGGTGAGGTGCGCGACGGTGTCGTGTGGGGACGCGGCGCCGTCGACATGAAGAACATGGACGCGATGGTCCTCTCCGTCGTCCGCGCCTGGGCGCGCGCCGGAGTCCGCCCGCGCCGCGACATCGTCGTCGCCTACACGGCCGACGAGGAGGCCAGCGCGAACGACGGAGCCGGATTCCTCGCGGACCGGCACGCCGGACTCTTCGAGGGCTGCACCGAGGGCATCAGCGAGTCCGGTGCCTTCACCTTCCACGCGGGGCCGGGCCTGGCGCTCTACCCCGTCGCGGCGGGCGAGCGCGGGACGGGCTGGCTCAAGCTGACCGCCGAGGGCAAGGCCGGCCACGGTTCCAAGGTCAACAGGGCCAACGCCGTCAGCGCCCTCGCGGCCGCCGTCGCCCGCATCGGCGCGCACGAGTGGCCGGTGCGGCTGACACCGACCGTACGCGCGGCGCTCGTCGAGATCGCCGCGCTGCACCACATCCGCGTCGATCCAGACGAGCCCGGATTCGACGTGGACGAACTCCTCGGCAAGCTCGGTCCGGCCGCCGCCCTGATCGAGCCGACCATACGCAACAGCAGTAACCCGACGATGCTCGACGCCGGTTACAAGGTCAACGTGATCCCCGGACACGCCACCGCTCACATCGACGGGCGCATGGTGCCGGGTGGCGAGGACGAGTTCCGCGAGACCCTCGACCGGCTGACCGGGCCCGGTGTCCGGTGGGAGTTCGACCACAAGGAGGTCGCGCTCGAAGCACCGGTGGACTCACCGACGTACGCCGGGATGCGGGCCGCGCTGGAGCTGTTCGACCCGGACGCCCACGTCGTCCCGTTCTGCATGTCGGGCGGCACGGACGCCAAGCAGTTCTCCCGGCTCGGGATCACCGGCTACGGCTTCTCACCGCTCAAGCTGCCCGTCGGCTTCGACTACCAGGCGCTGTTCCACGGGGTCGACGAGCGGGTCCCCGTCGACGCCCTGCACTTCGGCGTCCGGGTCCTGGACCACTTCCTGCGCAACGCCTGACCGACTACGGGGGGAATCCACATGGTGACCACAGCGGCGTACGGCACGTGGCCGTCACCGGTCGACGCGGCACTCGCCGCCTCGCACGACGGCAAGCCCGAGTTCGTCGGCACCGTCGGCGGCGAGATCTGGTGGACGGAGCCGCGCCCGGCCGAGGGCGGCCGCCGCGCGCTCGTGCGCCGCAGGGCCGACGGCGGCACCGAGTCCGTCCTCCCCGAACCGTGGAACCCGCGCAGCCGCGTGATCGAGTACGGCGGCACCCCGTGGGCCGGGGCGGCACGGGACGAGGGCGGGCCCCTGGTCGTCTTCGTCCACCACGCCGACCAGCGGCTGTACGCCTACGAGCCGGACGGGCAGGGCGGGCCGCGCCCGCTCACCCCGGTGTCCGGCACCGGTGAGGGGCTGCGCTGGGTGGATCCGGAGGTGCACCTCGACCGCGGTGAGGTGTGGTGCGTGCTGGAGGAGTTCACCGGGGACGCGCCCACCGACGTGCGCCGGGTGATCGCCGCGGTACCGCTCGACGGATCCGCGTCGGACGACCGCGCCGCCGTACGCGAACTCAGCGACGACCGGCACCGGTTCGTCACCGGTCCCCGGCTCTCGCACGACGGCCGGCGCGTCGCCTGGATCGCCTGGGACCACCCGGCGATGCCGTGGGACGGCACCGTCGTGATGGTCGCCGAGGTCACACCGGAGGGTGCCTTCAACGGGGTTCGCCCCCTGGTCGGGGCCACGGACGAGTCGGTCGTCCAGGTGGAGTGGGACCGGGACGGCTCGCTGGTCTTCGTCTCGGACCTCGGCGGCTGGTGGGAACTCCAGCGCATCAGGCCGGACGCCGTGGCCGGCGGGGTCGTGCCCACCACCCGGCTCTGCGCCGTGCGCGACGAGGAGTTCGGCGGGCCGCTGTGGAGGATCGGCCTGCGCTGGTTCCGGCTGCTGGACAACGGCCTGGTCGCCGTCATCCACGGCCGGGGCACCACCTCGCTCGGCGTGCTCGATCCGGAGACCGGCGAACTCGTCGACGCCGTGGGCCCCTGGACCGCCTGGGCCGAGACCCTCGCCGTGCAGGACACCCGGGTCATCGGGATCGCGGCGAGCCCTCACACGTCGTACGAGGTGGTGGAGCTGGACACCGCCACCGGCCACGCCCGGACCATCGGTTCGCCCCATCAGGACGCGGTGGATCCCGCCTACTGCCCCGAGCCCGTCATCCGGACCTTCACGGGGCCGGGCGGGCGCGAGATCCACGCACACGTGTACCCGCCGCGCCACCCCGACCGCACCGGGCCGGAGGGTGAGCCGCCGCCGTACGTCATCTGGGCCCACGGCGGACCCACCGGCCGCTCCCCGCTGGTGCTCGACCTGGAGATCGCCTACTTCACCTCCCGGGGCTTCGGCGTCGCCGAGGTCAACTACGGCGGATCGACCGGGTACGGCCGCGCCTACCGCGAACGGCTCCGCGAGCAGTGGGGGGTGGTGGACGTCGAGGACTGCGCCGCCGTCGCGCTGGGCCTGGCGGACGAGGGCTCGGCGGACCGTGACCGCCTGGCCATCCGGGGCGGCAGTGCCGGAGGCTGGACGGCCGCCGCGTCGCTCACCGGCACGGACGTCTACGCCTGCGGGGCGATCAGCTACCCGATCCTCGACCTGGCGGGGTGGGCGACCGGCGAGACGCACGACTTCGAGTCCCAGTACCTGGAATCGCTCGTGGGCCCGTACGCGGAGGTGCCGGAGCGCTACCGCGAGCGTTCCCCCGTCCACCGCGTCGACGGTCTCACCGCCCCGTTCGTACTCCTCCAGGGGCTCGACGACCCGATCTGCCCGCCCGCCCAGTGCGACCGCTTCCTCGCGGCGATCGAGGGGCGCGGGGTGCCGCACGCCTACCTCGCCTTCGAGGGGGAGAGCCACGGTTTCCGGCGCGCGGACACCGTGAAGCGCGCACTGGAGGCGGAACTCTCCCTCTACGCGCAGACGTTCGGCATCGACCTCCCCGACGTGCCGCGACTGGAGCTGAAGCCGTGACCCTGGAACCGCTCGTCCGCCCGGCGCGGCTGAGGCCCGGAGCCCGGGTCGCCGTGGTCGCCCCCAGCGGGCCCGTGCCCGCCGACCGGCTGGAGCGCGGCCTCGACCTGCTACGGGGCTGGGACCTCGATCCGGTGGTCGCGCCCCACGTGCGCGACACGCACCCGGAGCTGGGCCACCTCGCGGGCACGGACGAGAACCGCGCCCGGGACCTCCAGGACGCGTGGTGCGACCCGTCGATCGACGCAGTGCTGTGCGCGCGAGGCGGATACGGGGCCCACCGCATGGTCGACCTGCTGGACTGGCCGGCGATCCGGGCCGCCGGGCCCAAGGTCTTCGTCGGCTACAGCGACATCACCGTCCTGCACGAGGCGTTCGCGCTGCGGGCCGGGTTCTCGACCCTCCACGGTCCGATGGTCGCCACCGAGGTGTTCCTCAAGGACGAGGCCACGCGGGACAGCCTGCGGTCCACCCTGTTCGAGCCCGACTCGGTGCGCACCCTGGGGCTGGACGGGGCGGCCGCGCTGGTCCCCGGACGCGCCCGGGGTGTCACCTACGGCGGCTGCGTGAGCCTGCTCGCCGCCGACGCCGGCACCCCTGGAGCCCGGGTGTCCGCGCGTGGCGGCCTGCTCATGATCGAGGACATCACCGAGGAGGCGTACCGCCTCGACGGCATCCTGACGCGGTTGCTGCGCATCGGCGCGCTGGACGGGATATCGGGGGTGGCGTGCGGGTCGTGGCAGGACTGCGGGCCCTACGAGCAGGTGCGGGCGGTACTCGCCGACCGGCTCGGCGGGCTCGGTGTCCCGGTCGTCGAGGAGCTGGGCTTCGGCCACGGCCCCACGGCGCTGACCGTCCCGCTCGGCCTGCCCGCCGTGCTCGACGGGCCTGCGGACGGCGGCCGCTGCACCCTGACGGTCCAGGTGCCCGCGCTGGTCTGACGTCATGTCAGGTGCTGCGCCCACCGTGCGGGCCGGTGGCCCGACCCGCGTGCCTCGCGCGGCGCGGAGGCGAAGTCGTCCTGTGAAACCCCGCCCCCGTGCGTTGACATCGGTATGAGCCATGTCACAGCATGGGCCGGGCCCGGTACTTACCGGTCGGTAAGGTGTCCTCGGTGTGGAGGTCCATGTGTCGCGTGCCGTGTCCAGATTCCGCCGTCCGCTCACCTTGCTCGCCGGGGCGGCACTGCTCGCCCCCCTCGCCCTGACCGGTGCCCCCGGGGCGTCGGCGGCGGACCGGTACACCGTCACCCCACTGGAGTTCACCGTGCGCGCGGGCGACCGCACCTGCACCGTGGACGCCGACCTCTACCGGCCGGCCGGCGTCGACGCGCAGCACCCCGCCCCGGCCGTCCTCGCCACCAACGGATTCGGCGGCAGCAAGTCCGACGGCTCGACCGACACCATCGGCCGGGCGTTCGCCGAACGCGGCTACGTCGGCCTCGTCTACTCCGGCCTGGGCTTCGGCAGGTCGGGCTGCCTCATCACGCTGGACGACCCCGCGATCGACGGCAGGGCCGCCTCCGGCCTCGTCGACTTCCTCGCCGGCACCCGCGCGGCCGACGACGGGACGAAGGCCGACTACGTCACCACGGACGCGCCGGGCGACCCCGTGGTCGGCATGATCGGCGGCTCCTACGGAGGAGCGGTCCAGCTCGCCACCGCCTCCGCCGACGACCGCGTGGACGCGCTCGTCCCGCTGATCACCTGGAACGACCTGGCGTACTCGCTCGCACCCAACGCGGCCGGGGCGACCAGGGGCGTCTCCTCCGACACTCCCGGTGTCTTCAAGTGGCAGTGGACCAACGGCTTCTACCTGATGGGCGAGGGACAGCCCCTGCTGGTGCCCGGCCTCGACCCGTCCCGGTTCGGCAGCCCCGCCTGCCTGCACTTCGCCGCGCAGGCGTGCGAGACCATCCGCCTCCTGAACTCCGGCCGCTACCCGGCCGCCGCGACCCGCGACATGCTGACGTACGCGCGGAGCGTCTCCCCGGTCTCCTATCTGTCCGGCGTCACGGCGCCGGTCCTGCTCGTGCAGGGCCAGGCCGACAGCCTGTTCAACCTCAACGAGGCCACCGCCACCTACCGCACCCTGAAGGCCCAGGGCACCACGACGAAGATGATCTGGCAGTCCTGGGGCCACAGCGGCGGTTCGGTGCCCGGTGAACTCGACCTCGCCACCGGCAACCTGGAGACCAGCTACGTCGGACAGCGGATCCTCGCCTGGTTCGACCGCTACCTCCGGCACGACACGTCCACCGCCACCGGGCCCGAGTTCGCCTACTACCGTGACTGGGCCTCCGGTTACGGCACGGCGGCGGCCGTGCCCGGCACGTCCCGCACGATGTACCTCTCCGGCGACGGAGCCCTCGTGGACAGCCGCGCGGAGGTCGTCCGGGGGAGCCGCACGTACACCAACTGGCTCCTGCCGAGCAGCCACTCGGAGAGCTCCCTGGCCGGCGTCATCGGCCTGCCCGACCGGGCGCCGTACGACATCAAGGGCACCTACCTCGACTGGACGGGCGCGCCCCTGACGGCCCCGCTCGACGTGGTCGGCGCCCCGAGGGCCACGCTGAAGGTCGTGTCCCCGAAGGCACGGCGCGCCCAGGGCAGCGGCGACGCCGCCGACCGGCTGGTGCTGTTCACGAAGATCTACGACGTGGCACCGGACGGGACCCAGAAGCTCGTGAACCGCCTGGTCGCGCCCGTACGCGTCCCGGACGTCACCCGCCCCTTCACCGTGGACCTGCCCGGCATCGTGCACCGCTACGCGACCGGGCACCGGCTGCGGTTCGTGATCGCCGCGAGCGACGACGCCTACTTCGGCAACCGCGGCGTCAAGCCCGTCACCGTCGTCAGCACCCCCCAGGACACCGGGGTCCTGGAGCTCCCCGTCGTCCGCTGACCTCACCCGTACGGCCCGCTCCACCGCTCGCCGGGCCGGGGGCGGATGCATCCTGGGGGCCGGGGACCGCCGCTCCCGGCCCCGGACCCCCAGAACCCAGCGAAAGGGCCGCGCATGAGCCCCAAGGACGTATCCAGCGGCACCGGGGCCTTCACGCCCGCGCGCATCGCCGTCACCCTGCTCGCGGTGCTGGCCCTCGTCTTCATCTGCGTGAACACGGACGAGGTCACCATCCGTGTGATCATCCCCGAGGTCACCATGCCGCTCTGGGCGGCGCTGCTCGGCGTCTTCGTCGCCGGACTTCTCTGCGGGGCCTACTTCTTCCGCAGGAGGGCCCGCCGGTAGGCGTCCCGCCCCGTTCGTCCGGGCCGGCGGGGCCCGGCCGGGACGCCTCCGCCCGCGCACTTCGAAAGCGCACACTTGAAAGGGACCCCCCGGGGTACCCGCCGGTGTGAACGGGGTGCGGGCGGCAAAAGGGGTGCGAAGGTGCGGACTGTCGGTGTCGAGGAAGAGCTGCTGCTCGTGGACGCGGAGAGCGGTGAGCCGCAGGCGCTGTCGACGGCGGTGCTGGCCCTGGCCGAACGGCGGGCCGGGGGCGAGTCCGCCTTCGAGTCGGAGCTCCACGATCAGCAGCTGGAGTTCGCCACCCGGCCGTGCGCCACGATGACGGACATCGCCGACGAGATACACCGCTCACGGGACGAGGCGGCGCGCAGCGCCGCGCACGCCGGAGCCACCGTGGCGGCCCTGGCCACCTCCCCGCTCCCGGTGAGCCCCTCGATCGGGGAGGACGAGCGCTACCGCTGGCTGGCGGAGCGGTTCGGCCTGACCGCGCAGGAGCAGCTGACGGGCGGCTGCCACGTGCACGTGTCGGTGGACTCCGACGAGGAGGGCGTCGCCGTGCTCGACCGGATGCGCGCCTGGCTCCCGGTCCTGCTGGCCCTGAGCGCGAACTCCCCCTTCTGGCAGGGCCAGGACACGTCCTACGGCAGCTACCGGAGCAGGGTCTGGGGGCGCTGGCCGTCCGCGGGACCGGTGGAGGTGTTCGGTTCCGCCGACGCCTATCACGAGAGGGTGAGCGCCCTGGTCGGCACCGGAGTGCTGCGCGACGAGGGGATGATCTACTTCGACGCCCGGCTCTCGCACCGCTACCCCACCGTGGAGATCCGCGTCGCCGACGTGTGCCTGGACTCCGCCGACACCGTGCTGCTGGCCACGCTCGCGCGGGGTCTCGTCGAGACGGCCGCACGCGACTGGCGCAGCGGGAAGGAGCCGGACCCGGTGGCCGTGAGCATGCTGCGCATGGCTGCCTGGCAGGCCGGCCGCTCCGGCATGGACGGAGACCTGCTCGACCCCCGCACCATGCGCCCCGCGCCCGCGGCCGACGTGGCGCGCGCCCTGCTCGCCCACGTCAGCGACGCCCTGGAGGCGAGCGGCGACCTCGGATCGGCGGAGAAGGCGCTGCGGGACGTGGAGACCAGGGGCACCGGGGCGCGGACCCAGCGTGACCTGCTGGCGAGCTCGGGCAGCCTGCGCACCGCTGTGACGGAGTGCGCGGCCAGGACGCGGGGCTGACGCGGGCGGCGCGGGGGAGTCTTCGGCGGGGTCCGTCACCGGGGCCCGTCGAGGCCCTTCGCCTGTGCGTCGACCACGTCACCCAGCCGGGCCAGCATCGCCCGGTGCCGGAGCTGGAGCGCGGCGTCGACGACCACGTTGTGCAGGATGCCGCCGAGACCCTGCAGCGGGTGCTCGTTCAGGATCACGAGCGTCTCGTCGCCCCAGGGGCGGATGTCGAAGGCGATCCGCGCCGTGCCCAGCGGGCCGCTGTGCGCCTCCAGTTCGAGTGCTCCCGGACGCTCCAGTCGGCGCACGGTCGTCCGTCCCCGGAAGTCCTTCGGGCCGAGTCGCAGGGTGTACTCGATGGACGAGCCGACCTGTGGCCACTGCCCTTCCAGCGGACGGGAATCCTGCGTGCCGACCACCCACCTGCCGTACAGCCCGGGTTGCTCGAGGACCGCCCACAGGGCCGAGGGCGGGTGGTGGATCACATGGTGACGCATGGCCATGGACGCCTCCGCGCTCGGACATCGGAACGGATCGGGACGACGGGCGTAGTCTCCGGCAACCGTACAACGCGTCCCCCCGGCCCACATCTCATGAGCCCACCGCGCCCAGGAGCCCGGCGTCCGGCCCGGGCCGGAAAACCGGAGACACCGGCGGGCCGCGCGGGCGAGTATGAGCCGCATGCGCCCACTCGTCGTCCTCGACGCCCCGTCGAACCTGGGACTCCGTCCTCCCGCCCCCGGCACGGTGCCCGGCTGCTACAAGCTGGCCGGGGCGCTCCGCGAACAGCACATCGTGCGGCGGCTCGGGGCGTCGGAGGGCGGGGTCGTCGTACCGCCGCGCTACGACCGGGGTGACTGGCGGGAGGGCGACGGGGTCTTCAACGCCGCGGCCCTCGCCGGCTACACCCGCACGCTGGCCGACCGCATCGAGCGCCACGTCAGGGCGGGTGAATTCCCGGTGGTCCTCGGTGGGGACTGCTCCATCCAGCTCGGCGCCACCCTCGCGCTGCGGCGTATCGGCCGGTACGGGCTCGCCGCCGTCGACGGCTCCGCCGACTTCCGGCACACCGGCAACAGCACCGCGATCGGAGCGGCGGGCGGAGAGGAACTGGCCCTCTCCACCGGCCGGGGGCAGGCCGACCTCACCGACCTGGAAGGGCTGGGGCCCTACCTGCGGGACGAGGACGTCAGGCTCTTCGGGATGAGGGAGTACGACGAGGACCGTGCGGAGCTGGCCGCGCTGGGGATCAGCAACGCGACGGTCGGTGAGATCAGGGAACGCGGCCCCGCACGCGTCGCCGCGGAGGCGGTACGGAGCCTGGAGATCCCCGCCCTCGACGGCTTCTGGGTCCACCTCGACGCCGACGTCCTCGACCCGTCCGTCATGCCGGCCGTCGACAGCCCCGACGACGGAGGGCTGTTCCCCGGCGAACTCGCCCCGCTCCTGCGCACGCTCGTCGGCTCGCCGCGCTGCGTCGGGCTGAACGTCACGATCTACGACCCCGACCTGGACCCCGACGGCACGGCGGGCGCCCTGCTCACCGACCTGGTCGTCGGCGCCTTCGCCGAGGCTGACCCGGACGGGCGGGAACGCCCCGCCGGCGGATGAACCCTGCCCGCCGAGCCGCGGCGGGACGGTACGCGGGGCCTGCCGGGTGCCCGTCGGCCCCGTCAGGCGGGTACGTTCCGGTCGACGTACTCGAA is drawn from Streptomyces sp. NBC_00178 and contains these coding sequences:
- a CDS encoding arginase family protein; its protein translation is MRPLVVLDAPSNLGLRPPAPGTVPGCYKLAGALREQHIVRRLGASEGGVVVPPRYDRGDWREGDGVFNAAALAGYTRTLADRIERHVRAGEFPVVLGGDCSIQLGATLALRRIGRYGLAAVDGSADFRHTGNSTAIGAAGGEELALSTGRGQADLTDLEGLGPYLRDEDVRLFGMREYDEDRAELAALGISNATVGEIRERGPARVAAEAVRSLEIPALDGFWVHLDADVLDPSVMPAVDSPDDGGLFPGELAPLLRTLVGSPRCVGLNVTIYDPDLDPDGTAGALLTDLVVGAFAEADPDGRERPAGG